Below is a window of Vibrio fortis DNA.
TTTGCTTTAACATCGGCACTTTCTCGGCAAGGATTATCAGCTAAAGCAACCAGCTCTTTGCACTCTTCTAGAGAAAAACCGGCGCTGCGCGCCTTCGCAACCACGCTTAACTCTTTTATTTGCTTCTGGGTGTATGTTCGGTAGCCGTTTTCTGATCGCATCGGCTCGGAAATCACGCCCTTATCTTCATAAAGACGAATCGACTTAGTAGATAAGTTGGTTAGTTTAGCAACTTCACTTATATTCATGATATTACTCAAATCATTAGCAGAGTGAGGAAGTTTACCCCACTCATACACCATCACATTTAGCTCAAATCATACACTCAAATAGACGTAAGGCGTAGCAAAGATAATAAGAGAAAATAAAGTCTACGAATTATGGTTAGTTTTTCCGGATTTTCAGTTGAAAGAGCAAATTTAAGGAAAGTCACACAACGCAATTTCAATAAGTTACTGATTAATTTACTGAAATAATCCAATGTTATTTTTCATTTAAAATTTATATATTATTTTGATCTTTTATTGACCATATACATACTGTGATATTAAGCATGACGTTTGAATGCTATTTATTTCATTTTTGGTAAGTAAGAAAAGGATAATGAATATGAAAATTTTAACGATGACCTTAGCGCTGTTAGTTAGCTTTTACTCAAGTTCGATACTAGCTAACGGAGCCAGCGGTGGAAGAGCGCTTGATAACGAGATCAAATGCGAACTCCCTAATGGTGTCGTGCAGTCATTACCACCAACTTATTGCAAAATGTATGGTGGTAAACACGTATAAAAAAAAAGCTACGATATATATCGTAGCTTTTCGTCTCTCTTATCTCTAGAAGAATGAGAAAGGTGCGATTACGATGAAACGTAAGTCTTGCTCATCACGGTCTTCTTTACCTGCAAATGGGTCACGTTCTAACTGCGTCGCATGTAATTTGAAAAGAGTTCCTTTTAAAGCACCGCTAGATACGGAATAAGTAATATCACCGTTGATTGCATATTCACTCTCATACGAGAAACCAGCCAAACTCTCATCAGCTCCAGTGCCGTAACCAAAGCCTAAATTAAAGCCCCAACCAGTCCCTGTATTGTAAGATAAGCGGTTATACCAAGCTATTTCACCAGGCATGTTCCAATCAGATAGAGCGTCCCACCAGTAGAAGCCACCTTGGTTGGAACCATATCGAGCCATTGTACGCGGTGCAAATTCACCCATAGCCGCATCAGCGTCAAGCTGAGTATATTGTACTTGAGACAACCAAGAAACCTTGTCTGTCAGTGACCAATTCAAAGATAAACCATGGTGAGCTGCAAAACCATTATACATCTCATCGTCATCAACACCGTACATGTTATATCCGACTTTAATTGAGTCATTTATGGCATAGCTAGTGTCAATTTTGTAAGAAAAGTTGTCTTGGTCATCGTTACCGTAATTAACATCCAATGCCTGCCCAATGCCTACACCGTACGTAAAATCACCCGCGGCACCGTTTAAACCAATAGAATGTAAGTAACTAAATTGTTGGTTGTACCAAGGTTCAGTTGCGTCTTCCGAGTTAATCAGCCATGGTGCCGAGTGATCGTCTGTACCCATGTAACCGAGTGTCATTCCATTACCAAAGGTCGTAGAGACTTTAAAGCCACGATAAGTACCAGGTACAAAGCTCCATACATTACCAATTGTACCAACACCGCCTTGAATAAAGCCTACTTGAGCGTCGGTTTTCTCACCAAGCTTTAGTTTAATTGCAGCAGTGGTGACTTTGAAGTTACTACTTCCATCTGTCCAATCACCGGACTGACAGATTGAAATTTCGTTACATAGCTTATTACCATCAGCATCTTCAATACTGTCGTTATAAATATCACCAGAGAAATAACCACCTAAATCAAGGCCTACTGTGTCTTTATGGTAACCAGAATTGAAATTCAACATGAGGTTGTATGATGAGTAATTTAAACGTGTCTCGATATCGCCATCAGTATTAGCACGTCCTCTATATCTAGTATCAACGACAGCAGCACCAGTAAACGTCGCATCATGAATAAAGTTGTCGACCGCTTCTACGTAACCATCACCAACTGCGTTAGCCTCTGATGCAATCACTGGAGAAGCTACGATAGCACCTACCATTGCTGCCGCTAACGCGGATACTTTGAAAAATTTGTCCATGGAATAAAACTCCTAAAAATGGATATAGCTGTTTGATTATTTCTCACCTAAAGTTGGCCGCCGTAGAGAGAAATACCTTTTCTTGTTTAGAACCTCTAACCGCCCGAGGCTCTTTTTCCTTACTGGGTATACACTGCGTGCATCCATGTCACTAAGACTAACTTTGCCCTTAAAAAGATCAATGAGAACTTAATTTTC
It encodes the following:
- the cueR gene encoding Cu(I)-responsive transcriptional regulator — encoded protein: MNISEVAKLTNLSTKSIRLYEDKGVISEPMRSENGYRTYTQKQIKELSVVAKARSAGFSLEECKELVALADNPCRESADVKAKAQSKLDEVNRKIADLMAIKTTLEGWVEKCPGDTNSHCPIIDDLVDE
- a CDS encoding OprD family porin encodes the protein MDKFFKVSALAAAMVGAIVASPVIASEANAVGDGYVEAVDNFIHDATFTGAAVVDTRYRGRANTDGDIETRLNYSSYNLMLNFNSGYHKDTVGLDLGGYFSGDIYNDSIEDADGNKLCNEISICQSGDWTDGSSNFKVTTAAIKLKLGEKTDAQVGFIQGGVGTIGNVWSFVPGTYRGFKVSTTFGNGMTLGYMGTDDHSAPWLINSEDATEPWYNQQFSYLHSIGLNGAAGDFTYGVGIGQALDVNYGNDDQDNFSYKIDTSYAINDSIKVGYNMYGVDDDEMYNGFAAHHGLSLNWSLTDKVSWLSQVQYTQLDADAAMGEFAPRTMARYGSNQGGFYWWDALSDWNMPGEIAWYNRLSYNTGTGWGFNLGFGYGTGADESLAGFSYESEYAINGDITYSVSSGALKGTLFKLHATQLERDPFAGKEDRDEQDLRFIVIAPFSFF